The Thalassotalea nanhaiensis genome has a window encoding:
- a CDS encoding serine hydrolase domain-containing protein — MNINLKSLIAVALLSCFSSLVAAYTEENVKEIDSSAPQATAEDAKVSFWDMAYLDKAFIDTAPGKRKDDISVGELGIDGGNKNIIVKMAQEIADNKDGLYDSMLISHKNKLIFESYYARGRIDLPHFQASVTKAYLSLAIGRAIQLGHLTMADLNKPIVNFIEDLDLEKVAEGTENITLHQAMTMSSGIRVSAERQKLIMDNITKIKGSNITQEFLQHSEAISPESQTFKYQDADPRIVMQVLNSVVPGSAKDFIKNEVLAKIGITVYGWKDDVNGIPIAEVGSSLTSRDMLKVATLVKNNGKWQGEQIISAAYLNAATNKITKPTEEWIPDSFSYGYYWYQTDFKVAEKSYDAKFAWGGGEQYILTFEELDLAVVFTAHAMENNAMQLTAERLLPAFIQ, encoded by the coding sequence ATGAATATCAATTTAAAAAGCTTAATCGCGGTTGCGCTTTTAAGCTGTTTTAGCAGCCTTGTTGCTGCATACACCGAAGAAAATGTCAAAGAAATTGACAGCTCCGCGCCACAGGCTACAGCCGAAGACGCCAAGGTCTCATTCTGGGATATGGCTTATCTTGATAAAGCCTTTATAGATACTGCCCCAGGTAAAAGAAAAGACGATATTTCTGTCGGTGAATTAGGCATCGATGGCGGCAATAAAAACATAATTGTTAAGATGGCGCAGGAGATCGCAGACAATAAAGATGGCCTATACGATAGCATGCTTATTTCTCATAAAAATAAACTGATCTTTGAGTCTTACTACGCCAGAGGCCGTATTGATTTACCTCACTTCCAAGCCTCTGTTACCAAGGCTTATCTATCGTTAGCGATTGGGCGAGCAATTCAATTAGGGCACCTGACAATGGCAGATTTAAATAAACCCATTGTCAACTTCATTGAAGATCTTGACCTTGAAAAAGTAGCGGAAGGTACAGAAAATATTACGCTTCATCAGGCAATGACTATGAGTTCAGGGATCCGCGTCAGTGCTGAAAGGCAAAAACTAATCATGGATAACATTACTAAAATAAAAGGCTCTAATATCACTCAAGAATTTTTGCAACATAGTGAAGCTATTTCTCCTGAATCTCAAACGTTTAAATATCAAGATGCAGATCCACGAATTGTGATGCAAGTCCTTAACAGCGTTGTTCCGGGCTCTGCTAAAGATTTTATCAAGAATGAAGTACTCGCTAAAATAGGCATCACTGTTTACGGCTGGAAGGATGATGTCAATGGTATACCTATAGCAGAGGTAGGCTCTAGTTTAACTTCACGCGATATGCTCAAGGTGGCTACACTGGTTAAAAACAATGGAAAATGGCAGGGCGAACAAATTATTTCAGCAGCTTATTTAAACGCTGCTACCAATAAGATAACTAAACCCACCGAGGAGTGGATACCCGACAGTTTTTCATATGGCTACTATTGGTATCAAACGGATTTTAAAGTCGCAGAAAAAAGCTATGATGCAAAATTTGCTTGGGGTGGTGGTGAACAATACATTTTAACATTCGAAGAGCTTGACTTAGCGGTCGTATTTACCGCTCATGCGATGGAAAATAATGCCATGCAGCTGACGGCAGAAAGGCTCCTTCCAGCTTTCATCCAATAG
- a CDS encoding S8 family serine peptidase → MKISKFTTSIVALAVTSVFSAQAADDRYILKVDNNNKGVVKALAKKLGAQLNVDGNGFIAASFSGKNLEQVKGLMNNPHIQAIEEDQRRMPLSVYNDDAGDTSKVQVTPYAVYQSQADQVTFNANAGMKVCVIDSGLDRSNSDFIWNNITGDNDSGTGNWDENGGPHGTHVAGTIAAADNNVGVVGMAPGVDLHIIKVFNADGWGYSSDLAHAADKCSTAGANIISMSLGGGGANSTEENAFKAFTEDGGLVLAAAGNDGNSVRSYPAGYPSVMMIGANDANNDIADFSQFPSCEITTGRGKNATTVTDETVCVEVTAGGVDTLSTYPADMATSAAMTADGAFFASSAMENSGSASGNTFYMGTAEATDGGANGNICVIDRGNISFHDKVQNCENSGGVGAIIINNEAGMLYGTLGETNATSIPAVGAAFEDRAALVAASSADISIGTSDYGFMSGTSMATPAVSGIAALVWSNHNGCTGTDIREALKATAEDGGAAGNDVYFGAGIVKAKAASDYLTANGCGPVEPPVGDISLSTNGYRSKGKNKVDLSWSGASTSSVDIYKNGSLMATTSNDGAYTDSFRTYGTYTYSVCDQGTSNCSADSTVSF, encoded by the coding sequence ATGAAAATATCAAAATTTACCACCTCAATTGTTGCCTTAGCGGTAACGTCAGTATTTAGCGCACAAGCCGCTGACGATCGTTACATTCTTAAAGTAGACAACAATAATAAAGGCGTGGTTAAAGCCCTTGCTAAAAAGTTAGGCGCACAACTGAACGTTGATGGTAATGGCTTTATTGCTGCTTCATTTTCAGGAAAAAATTTAGAACAAGTAAAAGGCTTAATGAATAACCCTCATATTCAAGCCATTGAAGAAGATCAACGCCGCATGCCTTTATCTGTATACAATGACGATGCGGGTGATACATCAAAAGTTCAAGTTACTCCTTATGCGGTTTACCAATCACAAGCTGACCAGGTTACCTTTAATGCAAACGCGGGCATGAAAGTTTGTGTTATTGATTCTGGATTAGATCGTTCAAACTCTGACTTTATTTGGAATAACATTACTGGTGATAATGACTCTGGTACAGGTAACTGGGACGAAAACGGTGGTCCTCACGGTACTCACGTAGCAGGTACTATTGCAGCGGCTGACAACAACGTAGGTGTTGTTGGTATGGCACCGGGTGTTGATTTACATATTATCAAAGTATTTAATGCTGATGGTTGGGGTTACTCATCAGATTTAGCACATGCAGCCGACAAATGTTCTACTGCTGGTGCAAACATTATCAGCATGAGTTTAGGTGGCGGTGGTGCAAACAGCACTGAAGAAAATGCATTTAAAGCATTCACCGAAGACGGCGGTTTAGTTCTAGCAGCAGCCGGTAACGATGGCAACAGCGTACGTTCATACCCAGCAGGTTACCCATCAGTAATGATGATAGGTGCAAATGACGCAAACAATGACATTGCTGATTTCTCGCAATTTCCTAGCTGTGAAATAACAACCGGCCGCGGTAAAAATGCGACTACGGTAACTGATGAAACAGTTTGTGTTGAAGTAACAGCAGGTGGTGTAGATACCTTATCTACTTACCCAGCAGATATGGCAACTAGCGCTGCGATGACTGCCGATGGCGCATTTTTTGCTTCTTCGGCAATGGAAAACTCAGGGTCTGCAAGTGGCAACACTTTTTACATGGGCACTGCAGAAGCTACCGATGGCGGTGCTAATGGTAATATCTGTGTGATCGACCGAGGCAACATTAGTTTCCATGACAAAGTTCAAAATTGTGAAAATTCAGGTGGTGTTGGCGCTATTATCATCAACAATGAAGCCGGTATGTTATACGGTACTCTAGGTGAAACAAACGCTACTTCAATTCCAGCAGTGGGAGCAGCATTTGAAGACCGCGCAGCATTAGTTGCAGCTTCGTCAGCAGATATTTCTATTGGTACGTCTGACTATGGCTTTATGAGTGGTACTTCTATGGCAACACCGGCGGTATCAGGTATCGCGGCATTGGTTTGGTCAAATCATAATGGCTGTACTGGTACAGACATTCGCGAAGCGTTAAAAGCTACTGCCGAAGATGGCGGCGCAGCTGGTAACGATGTGTATTTCGGTGCAGGTATTGTTAAGGCTAAAGCTGCTAGTGATTATCTAACAGCTAATGGTTGTGGCCCGGTTGAGCCTCCAGTAGGTGACATATCTTTATCAACAAATGGTTACCGTTCAAAAGGTAAAAACAAGGTTGATCTTTCTTGGTCTGGAGCTTCTACTTCAAGCGTAGATATCTATAAAAACGGTAGCCTAATGGCTACAACATCAAATGATGGCGCTTATACAGATAGCTTTAGAACATACGGTACATATACTTATTCAGTATGTGATCAAGGAACAAGCAACTGTTCTGCTGATTCAACTGTAAGCTTTTAA
- a CDS encoding TolB family protein: MKRLTIFLSLLSALTMISQSYAQDEYPVMEGPYMGQKPPGMVAEPFAPGIISKEGWELEGVFAPGMKEFYFTSNRKSATVTGFRQENNVWKKYIEFPRTGEIVFSPDGKRMHMAKGYKDRIGDGWSEQKSLGPMFDRKDWGIMRLSTSVEQTYVFDDYKSNDVIRISTVKDGKRQAPKKMSSVVNTGKWTAHPFIAPDESYLIWDSERAGGFGDTDIYISYRQKDGSWGPAINMGDNVNSDKAEFYASVTPDGKYILFNRGMDDEGNIDIYWVDAQIIDVLRAK, from the coding sequence ATGAAACGTTTAACTATTTTCCTCTCTCTTTTATCTGCCTTAACGATGATTAGTCAGAGTTATGCTCAAGATGAATATCCGGTTATGGAAGGGCCTTACATGGGGCAAAAGCCACCGGGCATGGTAGCAGAGCCGTTTGCACCAGGCATCATATCCAAAGAAGGATGGGAGCTTGAGGGGGTGTTTGCCCCCGGCATGAAGGAGTTTTACTTCACCTCAAACCGCAAAAGCGCCACCGTTACTGGCTTTCGCCAAGAAAACAATGTCTGGAAGAAGTACATTGAATTCCCGCGAACTGGTGAAATCGTATTTTCCCCTGACGGCAAGCGTATGCACATGGCAAAAGGCTATAAGGATCGCATAGGCGATGGCTGGTCAGAGCAAAAAAGCCTTGGACCGATGTTTGACCGTAAAGACTGGGGCATCATGCGCTTGTCGACCTCCGTCGAACAAACCTATGTTTTTGACGATTATAAAAGCAATGACGTAATTCGGATATCAACCGTTAAAGACGGAAAACGACAAGCGCCCAAAAAAATGAGTTCCGTGGTCAACACTGGCAAATGGACAGCTCACCCTTTTATCGCGCCGGACGAAAGCTACCTGATTTGGGATAGTGAACGTGCTGGTGGGTTTGGTGATACTGATATTTATATTAGTTATCGACAAAAAGATGGTTCATGGGGACCTGCTATTAATATGGGGGACAACGTGAATTCTGACAAAGCAGAATTTTATGCAAGTGTTACCCCCGACGGTAAATACATTCTCTTTAATAGAGGCATGGACGACGAGGGAAATATAGATATCTACTGGGTGGATGCACAGATTATTGATGTCCTCAGAGCCAAATAA
- a CDS encoding alpha/beta hydrolase — MNMKKILALVVMFFLPFLTIEASEARDLTLPRIQVVPIKDTQADRQYELYVKLPEGYTKNKDKIYPVIYFTDADTHIELLSGTEFLMEEVILVGISHQKDLNKASGVHDSRARDYSISKSSNPERQAKYQFGQASTHLTFIRNDVITFIESNYRTDPSNRTYFGFSLGGLFGTYALMTHPDTFKNYILGSPSLWRDIPLLFSLENAALKSKEQKINLFITYGELEQELAVHVEDFIAQLKKKDYQALSSIKQVVIKSSGHSDSFPMVGVRSVKWLSSLTKEKG; from the coding sequence ATGAATATGAAGAAAATTTTAGCTTTAGTTGTTATGTTTTTTTTGCCTTTTCTAACAATTGAAGCGAGCGAAGCAAGAGATTTAACATTGCCAAGAATACAAGTCGTTCCTATTAAAGATACTCAAGCTGACAGGCAATACGAGCTTTATGTAAAGTTGCCCGAGGGATATACAAAAAATAAAGATAAAATCTATCCTGTTATTTATTTTACCGATGCAGATACGCACATCGAACTATTATCGGGTACTGAATTCTTGATGGAAGAGGTTATTTTGGTTGGAATTTCCCATCAAAAAGACCTTAATAAAGCTTCAGGGGTACATGACAGTAGAGCTCGAGATTATTCTATAAGCAAGTCAAGCAACCCTGAACGTCAGGCTAAATATCAATTTGGACAAGCCAGTACTCATCTAACGTTTATTCGCAATGATGTCATTACGTTTATCGAAAGCAACTATCGAACTGATCCGAGTAATAGAACTTATTTTGGCTTTTCCTTAGGTGGCTTATTTGGTACTTACGCCTTAATGACACATCCCGACACCTTTAAAAACTACATCTTAGGTAGCCCATCGCTATGGCGAGATATTCCATTACTTTTTTCCCTTGAAAATGCCGCATTAAAAAGTAAAGAACAAAAGATCAATTTGTTTATTACCTATGGAGAATTGGAGCAAGAATTGGCGGTGCATGTCGAAGATTTTATTGCTCAGTTAAAGAAAAAAGACTATCAAGCATTATCATCAATAAAGCAGGTAGTAATTAAATCTTCTGGCCATAGTGACTCGTTTCCTATGGTTGGCGTTCGTAGCGTGAAATGGTTATCAAGCTTAACAAAAGAGAAAGGATAA
- a CDS encoding glutathione S-transferase yields MNESINKSRAKTDALPILYSLRNCPYAMRARVAIFKAKHTVLLRDLVLSNKPEEMLIASPKATVPVVVLENGTVIEESLDVMLWALNKSDPDDLLRNKVNSGVDNSLSEMLNLINEFDNDFKDSLEQYKCAKRYKETNVVECRERCELYIKMLEQRLTSHAFLMSDKESLLDIALMPFIRQFARVERQWYLQSPYPKLRQWLNNYLQSPMFTKVMAKYPLWKDTHEDVLFGAL; encoded by the coding sequence ATGAATGAAAGTATTAATAAAAGTAGAGCAAAAACTGACGCGCTCCCCATTCTTTATTCGTTAAGAAACTGCCCTTATGCAATGCGCGCAAGAGTCGCTATTTTTAAAGCAAAGCATACAGTGTTGCTGCGTGATTTAGTGCTGAGCAATAAACCAGAAGAAATGCTGATTGCATCGCCCAAAGCCACAGTGCCAGTGGTCGTACTAGAAAATGGTACAGTAATCGAAGAAAGCTTGGACGTTATGTTGTGGGCTTTAAACAAAAGTGACCCTGATGATTTATTGCGTAACAAAGTAAATAGCGGTGTTGATAATTCGCTCTCTGAAATGCTTAATTTAATTAACGAATTTGATAATGACTTTAAGGACAGTTTAGAGCAATACAAATGTGCTAAGCGTTATAAAGAAACTAACGTTGTTGAATGTAGAGAAAGGTGCGAACTATACATTAAGATGTTAGAGCAACGCTTAACGTCACATGCTTTTTTGATGTCGGATAAAGAAAGTCTGCTCGATATTGCACTTATGCCGTTTATTCGCCAGTTTGCCAGAGTAGAGCGCCAGTGGTACTTACAGTCGCCTTATCCAAAATTACGACAATGGTTGAACAACTATTTGCAAAGCCCTATGTTTACAAAAGTGATGGCAAAATATCCGTTGTGGAAAGACACACATGAAGATGTGTTGTTTGGTGCTTTATAG
- a CDS encoding S8 family serine peptidase produces the protein MKNNKLMLTTVALSIMATTGIAQAAKLEKVNQVEGSQENLTFAQWQTKQQQEKLDKTDRLIIKFKDKHQGKTIPPGLAKKAGLALKHEKILKNGHHVVSFGQQKNIKDVKELVNKMSKHKSVEFIEPDHKRFLMAQNQPWGIANTQSDQLNDNDAANMTVCIIDSGYQQDNPDLSANNATGTNNSGTGNWYENGGSHGTHVAGTIAAVNNSEGVVGVMPNTNVNLHIVKVFNESGWGYTGELVDAVDTCVNNGAKVINMSLGGAGSSNTEKNALQAAADAGVLLVAASGNDGNSTMSYPASYDAVMAVGAVDQNGQHAEFSQFTSQVEIAAPGEAVLSTVAGDGRLGYITINGSTYGNDEVVPQSRYVQSGSNYVITNVNGSASGVLASCTINGSSYSCSNVAGNICLAERNDNQVGSNYPEINPAKACADAGAAGVIVFSNSARPGLQNPFLVDGTSAVSVPTVSINRTLGQQLLSQLGSNVDLTVNDGQNYAYYNGTSMATPHVAGVAALAWSHNPNCAASDVRSALKSTAIDLETVGRDDKTGYGLVQAKAASDLLATDCGSTTPPPTGSNVLENGVAKTNLSASTSAELSFTIDVPAGATDLSFDMSGGTGDADLYVKFGSAPTSSSYDCRPYKSGNSESCPITTAQAGTYYVKVVAYSSFSGVNLTASFTEDSGGNGGGATGGSASVTDISVSRRAWKYYTIDVPAGMATLDFTMSGGTGDADMYIKRGSQPSSSSYDCRPYESGNNETCSFNNPIADTWHIGIYGYRAASGVDLNVTYNP, from the coding sequence ATGAAAAACAATAAATTAATGTTAACTACGGTTGCCTTGTCAATAATGGCCACAACAGGCATTGCACAAGCGGCTAAATTGGAAAAAGTTAACCAGGTTGAAGGATCACAAGAAAATCTCACGTTTGCTCAATGGCAAACCAAACAACAACAAGAAAAGTTAGATAAAACTGATCGCTTAATTATCAAGTTTAAAGATAAACATCAGGGTAAAACGATACCACCAGGCTTAGCGAAAAAAGCAGGCCTTGCATTAAAACATGAGAAGATTTTAAAAAATGGTCATCATGTAGTTTCGTTTGGTCAACAAAAAAACATCAAAGATGTTAAAGAGTTGGTTAATAAAATGAGCAAGCATAAATCGGTAGAATTTATTGAGCCTGATCACAAACGTTTTTTGATGGCGCAAAACCAGCCTTGGGGAATTGCTAACACTCAGTCTGATCAGCTTAACGATAACGATGCTGCGAATATGACCGTATGTATTATTGATTCAGGGTACCAGCAAGATAACCCCGATTTGAGCGCAAATAATGCGACAGGTACCAATAACTCAGGTACGGGTAACTGGTATGAAAACGGTGGTTCGCATGGTACTCACGTAGCAGGAACTATTGCGGCAGTAAACAACAGCGAAGGTGTTGTGGGAGTAATGCCTAATACCAATGTAAACTTGCATATTGTTAAAGTATTTAATGAGTCCGGATGGGGCTATACCGGTGAGCTTGTAGATGCGGTTGATACGTGTGTTAACAATGGCGCTAAAGTGATTAATATGAGCTTAGGTGGGGCAGGGTCAAGCAACACGGAAAAAAATGCGTTACAAGCAGCAGCTGATGCAGGCGTGTTGTTAGTAGCAGCGTCTGGTAATGATGGTAATTCAACCATGTCTTACCCAGCGTCATACGATGCTGTTATGGCAGTTGGGGCCGTTGATCAAAATGGTCAACACGCAGAGTTTTCGCAGTTTACCAGCCAAGTTGAAATAGCTGCACCAGGTGAAGCTGTTTTATCAACCGTTGCGGGTGATGGTCGACTGGGCTACATCACAATAAATGGCAGCACTTATGGTAATGATGAAGTTGTTCCACAAAGCCGTTATGTGCAAAGTGGCTCTAATTATGTAATCACGAACGTAAACGGTAGTGCGAGCGGCGTGTTAGCAAGCTGTACGATTAATGGTAGTAGCTACAGTTGTAGTAACGTTGCTGGCAATATATGTTTGGCCGAACGAAATGATAATCAAGTAGGTAGTAACTACCCAGAAATAAACCCTGCCAAGGCCTGTGCAGATGCCGGTGCTGCTGGTGTTATTGTTTTCAGTAATAGCGCACGCCCAGGTTTACAAAATCCATTTTTAGTTGATGGTACCAGTGCGGTAAGTGTTCCAACTGTATCTATCAATAGAACGTTGGGCCAGCAACTTCTGAGTCAATTAGGAAGTAATGTTGATTTAACTGTTAATGATGGGCAAAACTATGCTTATTATAACGGTACCTCTATGGCTACTCCGCACGTCGCTGGTGTTGCAGCATTGGCTTGGAGTCATAACCCAAATTGTGCAGCAAGTGATGTTCGTAGCGCATTAAAGTCTACTGCAATAGATTTAGAAACTGTCGGTCGTGATGACAAAACTGGTTATGGTTTAGTGCAAGCCAAAGCGGCTTCAGATTTATTGGCAACAGACTGTGGAAGCACTACGCCTCCTCCAACAGGATCAAATGTGTTGGAAAATGGTGTTGCGAAAACAAACCTTTCTGCAAGCACATCAGCTGAGTTGAGTTTTACCATTGATGTACCAGCTGGCGCGACAGATCTAAGCTTTGATATGTCTGGCGGCACTGGCGATGCGGACTTATACGTAAAATTTGGCTCTGCTCCTACAAGTAGCAGTTATGATTGTCGACCGTATAAAAGTGGTAACAGCGAGAGTTGTCCAATTACAACGGCACAAGCTGGTACATATTATGTTAAAGTTGTTGCTTACTCTAGTTTCTCAGGAGTTAACTTAACGGCTAGCTTTACCGAAGACTCTGGTGGCAATGGCGGTGGTGCAACTGGTGGCTCAGCTTCTGTTACTGATATTAGCGTATCACGCAGAGCATGGAAGTATTACACCATAGATGTACCTGCAGGTATGGCAACACTAGATTTTACCATGAGCGGTGGCACTGGTGATGCAGACATGTACATTAAGCGTGGTTCACAACCAAGCTCCTCAAGTTATGACTGTCGCCCTTATGAAAGTGGTAACAATGAAACCTGTTCGTTTAACAATCCAATCGCAGACACTTGGCATATCGGTATTTATGGCTACAGAGCCGCAAGCGGTGTGGATTTAAATGTAACTTACAACCCGTAA
- a CDS encoding peptidase U32 family protein → MSPKIELLAPGGDIDAIKAAIIAGADAVYCGLDTFNARNRAANISFDELVGIIRLAHQFECQIFLTLNIVILEREFKSLTKLLSKLVNTTLDGVIVQDIGLLYILKKHFPTLDVHASTQMTTHNIGQIPFLKKLGVSRVNLSRELNLREITAITTVGREQNVLSEVFVHGSLCVAFSGLCYSTSASVGNSGNRGRCSQACREEYETTPSGNNFPLNIKDNSAFFDLPALIDAGVHSFKVEGRIKGASYVHTVIDSFRKQIDGFIQTGELLEDGERLYKVFNRDLTNAFLRGDLNQSMFIENPRDNSKYHAIDKSNAISVVQIHDVEENLNNEKEQINASVFDKIKHLSIEKRPLSLTFSGKIGSPLTLTVVVTDYVKGQTTTEQQTIVIQSNNVLVATDKNCIDKNAIEKRFKTFNNSQNNLTDLDLDGIPEGVSIPFKDLSAIKNKLAALLNSNTAVHPEVKLPKLVRHPKPIRQDVPNAETNAKLSILICDDSDLDLATVTDADIYFKLPDAYKRGCTKYVDFFKENPRLIPWFPSVLIGKDYDVALNILEQVKPELIVTNNTGIANRAFELGIKWIAGPFLNTTNSYALLAMKEEFNCEGAFISNEINHLQMKTIARPENFKLFYSVYHPILLMTSRQCFFQQSVGCEKPRIDNGCMLSCDKSTSITNLKGVSFAIDKQKAGYPSIYNKDQFLNMEIINDLAQLYDGFMIDLTNIGAGDKQSPDKTALIKQFEQLLSAQSDDQSTQLNAQTTLNDMVSESTNTQYHKGL, encoded by the coding sequence ATGAGTCCTAAAATTGAATTATTAGCCCCTGGCGGTGATATAGATGCGATAAAAGCCGCGATAATTGCAGGTGCCGATGCAGTTTACTGTGGCTTAGACACATTTAATGCGCGAAATCGTGCCGCTAATATTTCTTTTGATGAACTTGTAGGAATTATACGATTGGCGCATCAGTTTGAATGCCAAATATTCCTAACCCTAAATATAGTTATTTTAGAGCGCGAATTTAAATCGCTTACTAAATTATTAAGCAAGTTGGTAAATACCACGCTTGATGGCGTTATTGTTCAAGATATCGGCCTACTTTATATTCTTAAAAAGCATTTTCCTACTCTAGATGTTCACGCGTCAACGCAAATGACAACTCATAACATTGGCCAAATTCCTTTCCTTAAAAAATTAGGCGTTTCAAGGGTTAACTTATCAAGGGAGTTGAATTTAAGGGAAATTACCGCGATTACAACTGTTGGTCGTGAGCAAAATGTACTAAGTGAAGTGTTTGTTCATGGTTCATTGTGTGTCGCTTTTTCAGGCTTATGTTATTCAACATCTGCAAGTGTTGGTAATTCAGGTAACCGTGGCCGTTGTAGTCAAGCCTGTCGTGAAGAATATGAAACAACCCCTTCAGGTAATAATTTTCCATTAAACATTAAAGACAATTCAGCGTTTTTCGATTTGCCTGCACTGATCGACGCCGGCGTACACTCATTTAAAGTTGAAGGCCGTATTAAAGGCGCAAGTTATGTGCACACCGTGATTGATAGCTTTCGTAAACAAATTGATGGCTTCATTCAAACCGGTGAATTATTAGAAGATGGTGAACGACTTTATAAAGTATTTAACCGCGATTTAACCAATGCTTTCTTACGTGGCGATTTGAATCAATCCATGTTTATCGAAAACCCTCGCGATAACTCAAAGTATCATGCAATAGATAAAAGTAATGCAATTTCTGTGGTACAAATTCATGACGTTGAAGAAAATCTTAACAATGAAAAAGAGCAAATCAACGCAAGCGTGTTTGATAAAATTAAACACTTAAGTATAGAAAAGCGTCCGTTATCCTTAACGTTTAGCGGTAAAATAGGCAGTCCATTAACCCTAACGGTTGTAGTAACAGACTACGTTAAAGGCCAAACAACTACTGAACAACAAACCATCGTTATTCAATCAAATAATGTGTTAGTTGCAACTGATAAAAACTGTATTGATAAAAATGCCATAGAAAAGCGATTTAAAACCTTTAATAACTCACAGAATAACTTAACTGACTTGGATCTTGATGGCATTCCAGAAGGTGTAAGTATTCCTTTTAAAGACCTAAGTGCTATAAAGAATAAGCTAGCTGCTTTACTTAATAGCAACACAGCGGTTCACCCTGAAGTCAAATTGCCTAAGCTAGTGCGCCATCCTAAACCTATTAGGCAAGATGTTCCGAACGCAGAAACAAACGCAAAGCTGTCAATATTAATTTGTGATGACTCAGACTTGGACCTTGCCACAGTAACAGACGCTGACATTTACTTTAAATTACCTGATGCCTATAAACGCGGCTGCACTAAATACGTTGATTTCTTTAAAGAAAACCCTCGTCTTATCCCCTGGTTTCCTTCCGTATTAATTGGCAAAGATTATGACGTAGCGCTAAATATTTTAGAGCAGGTGAAACCAGAATTAATTGTTACTAACAATACTGGTATCGCAAATCGCGCCTTTGAACTTGGTATTAAGTGGATCGCAGGACCTTTTTTAAATACCACAAATTCTTATGCCTTATTAGCAATGAAAGAAGAATTTAATTGTGAAGGTGCTTTTATTTCAAATGAAATCAACCACCTGCAAATGAAAACCATTGCTCGTCCTGAAAACTTTAAATTGTTCTACAGCGTTTATCACCCTATTTTATTAATGACCAGTCGACAATGTTTCTTTCAACAAAGTGTGGGTTGTGAAAAACCGCGGATTGATAACGGTTGTATGCTTTCTTGTGATAAATCTACCAGCATCACCAACCTAAAAGGCGTTTCTTTTGCCATTGATAAGCAAAAAGCAGGTTATCCAAGCATTTATAATAAAGATCAGTTTTTAAATATGGAAATTATTAACGATTTAGCACAGCTGTATGATGGCTTTATGATTGACCTAACCAACATCGGTGCTGGTGACAAACAATCACCAGATAAAACAGCACTGATCAAGCAATTTGAACAATTATTAAGTGCCCAAAGTGACGACCAATCGACTCAATTAAACGCCCAAACTACGCTCAATGATATGGTGTCAGAATCGACCAATACCCAGTATCACAAAGGGCTTTAG